The following are from one region of the Rhipicephalus microplus isolate Deutch F79 chromosome 1, USDA_Rmic, whole genome shotgun sequence genome:
- the LOC142765560 gene encoding endothelin-converting enzyme 2-like translates to MRRYTIPETYRSTAIDSALQSAEEKAAAIFTGCMDRDSIEELGAAPLKALLVKLGLPFPPNADEVRRLDLSHLAAMALRTLGVQSFLSAQMRPDVQLKEQAVCALGAPDVFLETPLLEDNVIRMAWYQGLMAKAFFYLVEDENHAARLAEDTFNLENDIALAKIADIPTEADPLFERVLISNLVELPQWSWTEFLSTLFSAKQSSLGEDVYVLVRSMDFLRHLVPVFGNSSRASLATLVAWRVLVAVSPMLPRPLDELSPQLHAQGDPILACYALLEPTFGATFANTLLRSQPLVDVEKVKTMLHQIQASIIEMLQNSPAIGKEMNTVVEEKMRDMKLHIFPRHMEGVKDMNSIFEKARDISSSRVLDGFFTLSSLAMETRWLPSSPVLQNWAFLDVSPSYYVFHNTLVIPFTSVQKPFMYDNLFPPIHIARFGFSAARQLLQAVLPQGWLVDSSGRFRVWWSESARSIYDKRTFCLVKQYAEYSKLPMPFSVIFEEQVCYV, encoded by the exons ATGCGTCGTTATACCATTCCAGAAACCTACAGATCAACGGCCATTGATAGTGCCCTCCAGAGTGCCGAAGAGAAGGCAGCCGCCATCTTCACTGGCTGCATGGACAGAG ATTCGATCGAGGAGCTGGGAGCGGCGCCACTCAAAGCACTGCTGGTCAAGTTGGGTCTGCCCTTTCCACCCAACGCTGACGAAGTTCGCCGCCTAGACCTGTCTCACCTGGCAGCTATGGCATTGCGCACGCTCGGTGTGCAGTCCTTCCTGTCGGCTCAGATGAGACCCGATGTGCAGCTCAAGGAGCAGGCTGTGTGCGCT CTTGGTGCTCCTGACGTTTTTCTCGAAACACCACTGCTGGAGGACAACGTGATTCGGATGGCTTGGTATCAGGGCCTGATGGCCAAGGCCTTCTTTTATCTCGTCGAAGACGAGAACCACGCTGCacgtctagctgaggacactttCAATTTGGAGAATGACATAGCCCTG GCTAAGATAGCTGACATACCAACAGAGGCTGATCCACTGTTCGAGCGAGTCCTCATCAGTAACCTCGTGGAACTGCCGCAG TGGAGCTGGACGGAATTTCTGTCCACCCTGTTCAGCGCCAAGCAGTCTTCGCTCGGAGAGGACGTGTATGTTCTTGTCAGATCCATGGACTTCCTACGCCACCTGGTGCCCGTATTTGGAAACAGCTCGAG GGCAAGTTTAGCTACTCTTGTAGCTTGGCGGGTCCTCGTCGCCGTGTCTCCAATGCTGCCCAGACCGCTTGACGAGCTGTCTCCTCAGCTGCACGCTCAGGGTGACCCCATACTTGCCTGCTATGCACTGCTGGAACCAACTTTTGGAGCGACCTTTGCCAACACATTGTTGCGCAGCCAGCCTCTTGTGGACGTTGAAAAG GTAAAAACGATGTTGCACCAAATCCAGGCCAGCATTATTGAAATGCTTCAAAATTCGCCCGCCATCGGCAAGGAAATGAATACTGTCGTTGAAGAGAAG ATGCGCGACATGAAGTTGCATATTTTCCCGCGACACATGGAGGGCGTCAAAGACATGAATAGCATTTTCGAAAAG GCTCGAGATATCAGTTCTTCACGCGTGCTGGACGGCTTCTTCACGCTTTCATCCTTAGCCATGGAGACCCGTTGGTTGCCGTCATCGCCTGTTTTACAAAA CTGGGCGTTTCTGGACGTGTCTCCTTCCTACTACGTCTTTCACAATACCTTAG taattccCTTCACATCTGTACAAAAGCCATTTATGTATGATAACCTGTTTCC GCCGATACACATTGCGAGATTTGGGTTTTCTGCTGCCCGACAACTTCTACAAGCAGTACTTCCTCAAG gctGGCTTGTGGACAGCAGCGGTCGTTTCCGTGTCTGGTGGTCAGAAAGCGCGCGCAGTATATACGACAAGCGCACATTCTGCCTCGTCAAGCAATATGCGGAGTACAGCAAACTACCG ATGCCATTCAGTGTCATCTTTGAGGAGCAAGTTTGCTATGTTTGA